One window from the genome of Parasteatoda tepidariorum isolate YZ-2023 chromosome 8, CAS_Ptep_4.0, whole genome shotgun sequence encodes:
- the LOC107438066 gene encoding uncharacterized protein — MKILLQNIWKAGLDWDDPLPPDIVTDLNNWISEVPYLKNIFMGRKYFEHCDNKKEIAVHIFTDASTKAYGAVAYFRYANISNEVKTLFIMSKRRVALIKTLTLPRLELMSAVIGARIYDYLHKLFSDICQQFYLWTDSQITYFWINNNNSLKPFVQNRVSEIQTLTDPKLWQHCSGSSNPADKLTRGESLKSLVDDNLWKFGPSWLIEDESKWPQENTEINHQHSVDLELRKSVISQHSCLADSVPVKRIMAWSKRFIHNCRSYDKLKVPLTTEELKEAEVILLKEVQNNYYQDEIKTLMKKEDIKNNSSIICLRPYLDEKQILRIWSRLFQSEVDPEAVNPILLPKNSKFSELLITEKHKRLLHRGVNVTLSQIRKSYWIPQARQLVKRIIGRCVIYRKHFAKPANQRTGELPKDRISRVSTFLSGWS, encoded by the exons atgaaaattttgctgCAAAACATTTGGAAGGCTGGACTCGATTGGGATGACCCTCTGCCTCCAGATATTGTAACAGACTTAAACAATTGGATTTCTGAAGTACcttatttaaagaacatttttatgggacggaaatattttgaacactgtgataataagaaagaaattgcCGTTCATATTTTTACTGATGCCAGCACAAAGGCCTATGGTGCTGTAGCGTATTTCAGATATGCAAATATTTCGAACGAAGTTAAGACCTTATTCATTATGTCCAAAAGAAGGGTAGCACTAATCAAGACTTTAACATTGCCCCGCTTAGAGCTTATGTCGGCGGTTATTGGTGCTAGAATCTATGATTATTTACACAAATTGTTTAGTGACATTTGccaacaattttatttgtggACAGATTcacaaattacatatttttggataaataataaCAACTCTTTGAAACCCTTCGTGCAAAACAGAGTGTCTGAAATTCAAACTCTGACAGATCCTAAACTTTGGCAACACTGTTCAGGAAGTTCAAATCCTGCTGATAAATTAACTCGAGGAGAATCACTAAAAAGCCTTGTTGATGATAACTTATGGAAATTCGGGCCATCTTGGCTCATAGAGGATGAAAGTAAGTGGCCTCaagaaaatactgaaattaatcATCAGCATTCAGTTGATTTAGAACTTAGAAAAAGCGTTATTTCTCAACACAGTTGCCTCGCAGATTCTGTTCCG GTGAAAAGAATTATGGCTTGGTCAAAACGGTTTATCCACAACTGTCGAAGTTATGACAAACTGAAAGTTCCATTAACTACTGAAGAATTAAAAGAAGCCGAAGTTATTTTACTAAAGGAGGTGCAAAATAACTATTATCaagatgaaattaaaacctTGATGAAGAaggaagatataaaaaataactccaGCATAATTTGTCTTCGTCCATACCTAGATGAAAAACAGATATTAAGAATTTGGAGTAGACTGTTTCAATCTGAAGTGGATCCTGAAGCAGTTAATCCTATACTTCTACCCAAGAATTCGAAATTTTCCGAGCTTTTGATCACTGAAAAACATAAAAGGTTGCTTCATAGGGGAGTTAATGTCACTCTTTCGCAGATTAGAAAAAGTTATTGGATTCCACAAGCCAGACAACTTGTGAAAAGAATAATTGGAAGATGCGTGATTTACAGAAAACACTTTGCGAAACCAGCCAATCAGCGTACTGGAGAGCTGCCTAAAGATAGAATTTCAAGAGTCTCCACCTTTCTCAGTGGTTGGAGTTGA
- the LOC139426151 gene encoding uncharacterized protein, producing the protein MAETDYLERIKRKRSSEKSSFTKLINKTDKLFTEQNVETNVLDENLTVLLERNQNLIALNKEIENIIDINLLDEDLASSEEYQDKYLTVYLQTCTAEVKSDSSSQLTRILLDNGSQRSFLSERVANNLNLKPVAYEVLSVYSFGMQRATEKAYPVVEFEIFKKNTNFRTKIRTLVIPCITGVKVEPPDPKVIEFMNKNKIDMADSYLEDNDNLLSIELLIGSDLFWEFLLNVKISINNRLCAIKTVLGWVISGSSYKREHTLSQNIAVMKSVIESGDMFDLRNFWSLDSLGITKECEILSLKDKETIDKFEGNLKYENNRYKTGLLWNSSPDDQDSNFSTAKKRFDNLMIKLSKNKNIFDMYAKIIEDRIKDRIVEECKDKSINSGYFMPHTAVLRPDKETSRVRIVFDASSKDIGLNSLNDMLLSGPNLNLNILDVILNF; encoded by the exons ATGGCTGAAACAGATTATTTAgagagaattaaaagaaaaaggtctagtgaaaaaagtagttttactaaattaataaataaaactgataaattatttactgaGCAAAATGTTGAAACAAATGTATTAGATGAGAATCTTACTGTGTTACTTGAaaggaatcaaaatttaatagctttgaataaggaaattgaaaatataattgatattaatttgttgGATGAAGATTTAGCTTCTAGTGAAGAATATCAGGATAAATATTTGAC GGTTTATTTGCAGACTTGTACTGCTGAAGTTAAATCAGATTCTTCGTCTCAATTGACAAGAATTCTTTTAGATAATGGCAGCCAGCGTTCGTTTTTGTCTGAACGagttgcaaataatttaaatttaaaaccggTTGCTTACGAAGTTTTGTCAGTTTATTCATTTGGAATGCAAAGAGCAACGGAAAAGGCTTATCCTGttgttgaatttgaaattttcaaaaagaatacgaattttagaactaaaattaGAACTCTTGTCATACCATGCATTACTGGAGTTAAAGTTGAACCTCCCGACCCCAAagtaattgaatttatgaataaaaataaaattgatatggCTGATTCTTATTTGGAAGATAATGATAATTTGCTGAGTATAGAACTTTTAATTGGTTCAGATTTATTCtgggaatttcttttaaatgtaaagaTATCTATAAATAATCGCCTGTGTGCAATAAAAACTGTTCTTGGATGGGTGATTAGTGGAAGTAGTTATAAACGGGAGCATACATTGTCACAAAACATAGCGGTTATGAAAAGTGTAATTGAATCAGGTGATATgtttgatttaagaaatttctggTCACTCGATTCCTTAGGTATCACCAAGGAGTGTGAAATTTTATCTCTAAAAGATAAAGAaacaattgataaatttgaaggcaatttaaaatatgaaaacaatcgTTATAAAACCGGATTACTTTGGAATTCAAGTCCCGATGATCAGGATAGTAATTTCTCTACTGCCAAAAAGCGGtttgataatttaatgataaaattaagtaaaaataagaatatttttgacatgtatgcaaaaattattgaggatCGGATAAAAGATAGAATCGTTGAGGAATGTAAGGATAAATCCATTAATTCTGGTTATTTCATGCCGCATACAGCTGTTTTAAGACCCGATAAAGAAACATCTCGTGTTCGTATCGTTTTCGATGCCAGTTCGAAGGATATTGGTTTAAATTCCCTTAATGATATGTTATTGTCAGGTCCAAATTTGAACCTGAATATTTTGGatgttatacttaatttttga